The following proteins are encoded in a genomic region of Debaryomyces hansenii CBS767 chromosome G complete sequence:
- a CDS encoding DEHA2G20482p (similar to uniprot|P07275 Saccharomyces cerevisiae YHR037W PUT2 delta-1-pyrroline-5-carboxylate dehydrogenase) yields the protein MLRAGYRTAVRSATKLTPRLGHEIRLISKQQVRWASQIAHPKVPPHIGNEGVKEFSFNHQKDWDLLRASITKFTDNGALKIPLVINGEKIYNSNEMTQVNPARHSQKLAEVSQAGEKEIQQAIEAAKQAKAKWGATPWTDRAAIFLKAADLISTKYRYDMLAATMLGQGKNVYQAEIDSVAELIDFFRYNVKYAEEMYGQQPVASAPGVWNRAEYRPLEGFVYAVTPFNFTAIAGNLVGAPALMGNTVVWKPSATAALSNYLLLNILEEAGLPKGVINFIPGEPNQVTDLVLNDKDFSALHFTGSTDVFKNLYVKISNNVAEDKYRDFPRIVGETGGKNFHLIHPSASLDHAVLSTIRGAFEFQGQKCSALSRLYVPKSIWPEFQERLVASMSNITVGNCTDPNTLQNFMGPVIHEQSFDKLAAAIDQAKADPELTVIQGGNYDKSKGFYIAPTLIETTNPNHEFLTKEFFGPIVTTYVYPDAEYESIMDKIDGSTKYGLTGAVFARDREAIRLAEEKLRYSAGNFYVNDKCTGAVVGQQWFGGARMSGTNDKAGSGNILNRFVSVRNIKENFYELTGFKYPSNYN from the coding sequence ATGTTGAGAGCTGGATATCGTACGGCAGTTCGTTCTGCAACTAAACTTACCCCAAGGTTAGGACATGAGATCAGGTTGATAAGCAAACAACAAGTCAGATGGGCATCACAAATTGCACATCCAAAAGTACCACCACATATTGGAAATGAGGGAGTCAAGGAGTTTTCGTTCAATCACCAAAAGGATTGGGACTTGCTTAGGGCTTCAATTACCAAGTTTACCGATAACGGAGCATTGAAGATTCCATTGGTGATTAATGGGGAGAAAATCTACAATTCTAACGAAATGACACAGGTGAACCCAGCCAGACATTCACAGAAGTTGGCGGAAGTGTCACAGGCTGGTGAAAAGGAGATCCAACAAGCAATTGAGGCTGCAAAGCAAGCAAAGGCCAAGTGGGGTGCGACCCCATGGACTGATAGGGCTGCGATCTTCTTGAAGGCGGCTGATTTGATTTCCACGAAGTATAGATACGATATGTTAGCTGCAACCATGTTGGGACAAGGAAAGAACGTATACCAAGCCGAAATCGACAGTGTCGCCGAATTGATAGATTTTTTCAGATACAACGTCAAGTATGCCGAGGAAATGTATGGTCAACAGCCCGTCGCATCGGCCCCAGGTGTCTGGAACCGTGCTGAGTACAGACCGTTAGAAGGTTTTGTATATGCAGTTACACCATTCAATTTCACTGCCATTGCTGGTAATTTAGTTGGTGCTCCTGCTTTGATGGGTAATACTGTCGTCTGGAAACCCTCCGCTACTGCTGCATTATCGAATTACTTGTTATTAAACATTTTGGAAGAGGCTGGATTACCTAAAGGTGTTATTAACTTCATTCCAGGTGAGCCAAATCAAGTCACCGATTTAGTCTTGAACGATAAAGATTTTTCAGCATTACACTTTACTGGTTCTACAGAtgtattcaagaatttgtaCGTCAagatttctaataatgtgGCCGAAGATAAATACCGTGACTTCCCAAGAATTGTGGGTGAAACCGGTGGTAAAAATTTCCACTTAATCCATCCTTCTGCTTCTTTAGATCATGCAGTGTTATCAACAATCAGAGGTGCCTTTGAATTTCAGGGTCAAAAATGTTCTGCTTTATCAAGATTATACGTCCCTAAATCGATCTGGCCtgaatttcaagaaagatTGGTTGCATCTATGTCTAACATTACCGTCGGTAACTGCACAGACCCAAATACGTTGCAAAATTTCATGGGTCCTGTCATCCACGAGCaatcatttgataaattggCCGCTGCGATCGACCAAGCAAAAGCTGATCCTGAATTAACTGTTATTCAAGGTGGTAATTACGATAAATCAAAGGGTTTCTACATAGCACCAACGTTAATTGAAACCACCAATCCAAATCACGAATTTTTGACTAAAGAATTCTTTGGTCCAATTGTCACAACTTATGTCTATCCTGATGCAGAATATGAATCAATTATGGACAAAATCGATGGTAGTACTAAATATGGCTTGACTGGTGCAGTATTTGCTAGAGACCGTGAAGCCATTAGATTGGCTGAAGAAAAGTTACGTTATTCTGCTGGTAATTTCTATGTTAATGACAAGTGCACAGGTGCCGTCGTTGGTCAACAGTGGTTCGGAGGTGCTAGAATGTCTGGAACTAACGATAAAGCTGGTAGTGGCAATATTTTAAACAGGTTCGTATCGgttagaaatattaaagaaaacttCTACGAATTAACTGGATTTAAATATCCTTCAAATTATAACTAA
- a CDS encoding DEHA2G20570p (conserved hypothetical protein), whose product MSKVNRRQEIKKKEELQARFQVAISQTNSKILNWLQPNNEIVHDDKEKNSFFNLPIIPQGSGLSNIDKSNRNIGDFINSDETKFKQLQDGNHSNDNLRKTNSKPMMALMNKMRNTNRDKVKKRGSNQNMHTSKSKVKIQDTNIDNSDSDEEMMAKNRSVKKGSNLLFESKIKKKRPF is encoded by the coding sequence atgtcTAAAGTTAATAGACGACAAGAGATCaagaaaaaagaagagCTTCAAGCGAGATTTCAAGTAGCCATTTCACAAACCAATAGTAAGATATTAAATTGGTTACAACccaataatgaaattgtaCATGACGATAAAGAGAAGAACtcattctttaatttgCCAATCATACCACAAGGGTCAGGGTTAagtaatattgataaatcgAACAGAAATATAGGAGACTTCATAAATTCTGATGAGACAAAGTTTAAGCAATTACAAGACggaaatcattcaaatgataatttacGGAAGACTAATTCTAAACCCATGATGgcattaatgaataaaatgAGGAACACCAATAGAGACAAGGTAAAGAAGAGAGGATCTAACCAGAATATGCATACTTCCAAGTCTAAAGTAAAAATACAGGATACGAACATAGACAATAGTGACAGTGACGAAGAAATGATGGCTAAAAATCGTTCGGTGAAGAAAGGCTCAAATCTATTATTCGAGTccaaaataaagaagaaacgGCCATTTTGA
- a CDS encoding DEHA2G20526p (similar to uniprot|Q03554 Saccharomyces cerevisiae YMR292W GOT1 may be involved in ER-Golgi transport), whose protein sequence is MIWLSERQKFGVGFTAGGIFFFLFGIMAFFDSAFLALGNILFVIGLILIIGPQRTVTFFTRPTKMRGTLCFCTGILLILAKRSFIGFIIECFGILGLFGDFFGTIVQFLRSIPYIGDLLSHPMIAPTIDRLAGINTLPV, encoded by the exons ATGATTTGGTTGTCTGAAAGACAAA AATTCGGTGTTGGATTCACTGCTGGGggaatattcttcttcttgtttgGTATAATGGCATTTTTTGATTCAGCATTTTTGGCGTTGGGAAACATATTGTTTGTAATTGGGTTGATTTTAATCATTGGGCCACAACGTACCGTCACATTCTTTACTAGACCAACTAAGATGAGAGGAACTTTATGTTTTTGCACAGGAATACTATTAATTTTGGCGAAGAGATCATTCATAGGGTTTATTATTGAGTGTTTTGGGATATTAGGTCTTTTTGGTGATTTCTTCGGGACCATAGTGCAATTCTTAAGATCTATTCCATATATTGGTGATCTTTTAAGTCATCCTATGATTGCACCTACTATTGATAGATTGGCTGGTATTAATACGTTACCTGTTTAA
- a CDS encoding DEHA2G20438p (highly similar to uniprot|P53295 Saccharomyces cerevisiae YGR173W RBG2 Protein) → MGILEKIASIQEELARTQKNKATEYHVGLLKGKLARFRRELLEPQPGQGSSGGGQGFEVSKAGDARVSLIGFPSVGKSSFLSKVTNTKSEAANYEFTTLTSVGGILEYNGAEVQIVDLPGIIKAASQGKGRGRQVIAVSRTSDLIMMVLDATKGGNQREVLENELESMGIRLNKSRPNISLKIKKTGGVKLNSITPPKYLNEKIVAALLKDYKIHNADVLVRDENVTIDDFIDIINDQHMSYIKCLYVYNKIDAVSLEECDRLAREPNTVVMSCELELGIEDLKEEIWRQLGLIRLYTKRRGIQPKFDEPMVVRGNSSIQQVCDAIHRDMKNQFKYALVWGSSAKHSPQKCGISHPINDEDVIQIVTK, encoded by the coding sequence ATGGGTATTTTAGAAAAGATAGCACTGATTCAGGAAGAACTAGCTAGAACCCAGAAAAATAAGGCTACAGAATATCACGTTGGTTTATTGAAGGGTAAATTAGCAAGATTTCGTCGTGAATTATTAGAACCACAACCAGGACAAGGATCTTCGGGAGGAGGACAAGGTTTTGAAGTTTCCAAAGCGGGAGATGCTCGTGTTTCATTAATTGGGTTTCCATCGGTTGGTAAATCGTCGTTTTTGTCTAAGGTGACTAATACCAAGTCAGAAGCAGCTAACTATGAGTTTACTACATTAACATCAGTAGGGGGtattcttgaatataatGGAGCCGAAGTGCAGATTGTCGATTTACCAGGGATTATAAAGGCGGCATCGCAAGGTAAAGGTAGAGGGAGACAGGTGATTGCGGTGTCGAGAACGTCAGACTTGATTATGATGGTGTTGGATGCAACCAAGGGTGGAAACCAAAGAGAAGTATTGGAGAACGAATTAGAATCTATGGGGATCAGATTGAACAAGAGCAGGCCAAATATTTCCCTCAAGATCAAAAAGACCGGAGGAGTCAAGTTGAACTCGATCACCCCACCAAAGTACTTGAACGAGAAGATAGTTGCCGCATTGTTGAAAGATTATAAGATCCACAACGCAGACGTGCTAGTCAGAGACGAAAATGTCACCATCGATGACTTCATCGATATAATTAATGACCAGCATATGTCGTATATTAAATGCTTATACGTATACAACAAGATCGATGCCGTTTCGTTAGAAGAGTGCGATAGATTGGCCAGAGAACCAAACACCGTAGTCATGTCGTGTGAATTGGAATTAGGTATTGAAGACTTAAAGGAGGAGATTTGGAGACAGTTGGGTCTCATAAGATTGTATACTAAAAGAAGAGGTATCCAACCTAAATTCGACGAACCTATGGTTGTTAGAGGTAACTCTTCTATCCAACAAGTTTGTGATGCTATACATAGAGATATGAAAaaccaattcaaatatgCTTTGGTTTGGGGGTCTAGTGCTAAACATTCCCCTCAGAAGTGTGGTATAAGTCATCCTATTAATGACGAAGATGTTATTCAAATAGTTACTAAATAA
- a CDS encoding DEHA2G20504p (weakly similar to uniprot|P40325 Saccharomyces cerevisiae YGR268C HUA1 possible role in actin patch assembly) has translation MNSHDDDINPAEPPPSYEEVIKESTSGSYSRPNPPPPQPPRPESFRPPQPPRPSSSSHSRHNSPAQPAASAPQRPPRPAQNPNSLYTTNDRLPFHYPKGFLCQKCRNSGYKVKNGKVCRECWDRFYLKNNAYNPNPQLPFKFPKRYMCEKCNNTGYKLKNGRSCQDCWERYSPRNPYQPVSSSSSFNPFSITQNAIMNSMSPYGSGPGPSSLPPMRVNPGDPRIGGTLCGRCRGTGLITFFLDDELCPVCNGIGRILSGPPMQPPGPPPGQYRPMPPGGPFGPNPYMGGKR, from the coding sequence ATGAATTCACATGATGACGATATAAATCCAGCAGAGCCTCCACCATCATACGAAGAAGTAATCAAGGAATCAACTAGCGGCAGTTACTCAAGACCAAACCCCCCACCACCTCAACCACCACGGCCGGAGTCTTTTAGACCACCCCAGCCACCAAGACCTTCAAGTTCATCTCATTCGAGGCATAACTCACCTGCACAACCAGCAGCGTCTGCACCGCAGCGACCCCCAAGGCCTGCTCAGAATCCGAACTCGTTATATACCACTAACGATCGCCTACCATTTCACTATCCAAAGGGATTTCTTTGTCAGAAGTGTAGAAATTCGGGATATAAGGTCAAAAATGGGAAAGTATGTAGAGAGTGCTGGGATAGGTTTTACTTGAAAAACAACGCATATAACCCTAATCCACAATTACCTTTTAAGTTTCCAAAGAGATATATGTGTGAAAAGTGTAATAATACAGGGTacaagttgaaaaatggcAGATCATGTCAGGATTGTTGGGAGAGATATAGTCCCAGAAATCCATATCAGCCGGTATCTTCGCTGCTGTCATTTAATCCATTTTCTATCACACAGAATGCGATTATGAATTCAATGTCTCCTTATGGGTCGGGGCCGGGGCCATCTTCATTACCTCCAATGCGGGTCAACCCCGGTGACCCAAGAATAGGTGGTACATTATGTGGGAGATGTAGAGGAACTGGTTTAATAACGTTCTTTTTGGATGACGAGTTATGTCCTGTTTGCAACGGGATTGGAAGAATATTGTCTGGTCCTCCCATGCAACCTCCTGGGCCGCCTCCAGGCCAATACCGCCCTATGCCTCCAGGGGGACCCTTTGGACCTAACCCATATATGGGAGGTAAACGCTAA
- a CDS encoding DEHA2G20548p (weakly similar to CA3396|IPF13617 Candida albicans IPF13617): protein MVVLVITHTSTFASYLIAFSIFLYYRSRRRSMKIIVVELNTINLNKTNHDIKPWCGVTTLNNLHFDNHDFVFNHFLFGTLLSSELGMLALKSVNISTRIANKRPLNMDIPLNSQNDVIQVSLSDTKSNTVGLIYHPILIMNKLRFIMSSSNQAVFTSLASNSNINKLIDSIKKSEPFEDVISLDYIDGEPEPLNNFGFLIHSNLMNVEYMNSGMQISKKPPSYILWLPKFRGHLGTPGYGPIQHQINRHPTHTRINIMMKNDNSLNDKIVMDIDLFSGLKLADYTLKVIDQMINLGNISLITNRL, encoded by the coding sequence atggTAGTATTAGTAATCACTCATACGTCTACTTTTGCATCATATCTAATAGCATTTtcgatatttttatattatcgAAGTAGAAGAAGATCTATGAAGATAATTGTGGTTGAGTTAAATACTAtcaatttaaataaaaCCAACCACGATATAAAACCATGGTGTGGTGTAACCACCTTAAATAACTTACATTTTGATAACCATgattttgttttcaatcattttctatttGGAACCCTACTACTGTCTGAATTAGGAATGTTGGCATTGAAACTGGTAAACATTTCAACAAGAATTGCAAATAAACGGCCGCTAAATATGGATATCCCCCTAAACAGCCAGAATGATGTTATCCAGGTATCGTTATCAGATACTAAGTCGAATACAGTGGGACTTATTTATCATCCTATACTTATAATGAACAAGCTTAGATTTATAATGTCCTCATCAAATCAGGCAGTGTTTACTTCACTTGCCAGTAACCTGAATATTAACAAGTTGATTGATAGCATTAAAAAATCAGAGCCGTTTGAAGATGTAATATCTTTAGACTATATTGATGGAGAACCCGAGccattgaataattttggCTTTTTGATACACTCAAACTTGATGAATGTCGAGTACATGAACTCGGGAATGCAGATATCTAAAAAACCACCAAGCTATATACTATGGCTTCCTAAGTTTAGAGGCCACTTGGGAACTCCAGGATATGGCCCTATTCAGCACCAAATTAATCGCCATCCTACCCATACTCGAATTAacataatgatgaaaaatgATAACAGCCTCAATGATAAGATAGTTATGGATATAGATTTGTTTTCTGGATTGAAACTCGCTGACTACACGCTAAAAGTTATTGACCAAATGATTAATTTGGGTAATATTAGTCTAATTACGAATAGGCTATAG
- a CDS encoding DEHA2G20460p (weakly similar to uniprot|P36224 Saccharomyces cerevisiae YMR294W JNM1 Component of the yeast dynactin complex) has translation MHYVYAHNMYFYIKLITDQQDEFASFPGNCIMADKYTGLPGIDIESAEVFETSDIDSDVDIDAYTGIDATEKNSDIEEPEIDSGEARSRFSNDILVGDINMVDFSGSITNPSLTRTGYQVNQVDETIDQRLSRIARELEEIKILQSNDSLNTKTSECDKLVKTLESFAKEPLSSPVNDLNQYNHRIKQVFDEASTRLETASSAGTGDSKTPQKPPLVDTSQVLALESRLNAIESVLGSDGATNLQSQAESKPTIQNWLNELSRKLNVLHNPEYQLDTVKQEVSLLTKQIETLASHKKFLDLSHSVPANPPPQLDSGHNQINSKIEDLHEKLPFFNHVNATVPLIVTRLKTLHTVHADLANTVQTVHELDSILNDIKSDMKKWNDSIDVVNANVDNHDKQFQSNKEHINSLFKDLNDKVSSISQ, from the coding sequence atgcATTACGTTTACGCGCACAATATGTATTTTTACATAAAACTTATTACAGATCAACAAGACGAATTTGCATCTTTTCCTGGAAATTGCATAATGGCAGATAAGTATACGGGCCTTCCGGGCATAGATATTGAATCTGCAGAGGTATTTGAAACGTCTGACATAGATAGCGATGTCGATATTGACGCCTATACTGGTATAGATGCGACagaaaaaaattctgatattgaagagCCAGAAATAGATTCAGGTGAAGCCAGAAGCAGATTCTCTAATGACATACTTGTTGGCGATATAAATATGGTGGATTTTCTGGGTAGTATTACCAACCCCAGTCTTACAAGAACAGGGTACCAAGTGAACCAAGTGGATGAAACAATTGACCAAAGACTTTCAAGAATCGCGAGAGAACTAGAggaaatcaaaatcttgCAGCTGaatgattcattaaatacaAAAACGTCTGAATGTGATAAACTAGTCAAGACTTTGGAAAGCTTTGCAAAAGAACCACTACTGTCACCGGTTAATgatctaaatcaatataatcaTAGAATTAAGCAAGTGTTTGACGAGGCATCCACCAGACTCGAAACTGCCAGCAGTGCCGGCACTGGTGACTCTAAGACACCTCAGAAACCTCCATTGGTTGATACTTCCCAAGTATTGGCATTGGAATCCAGATTAAATGCCATTGAGTCTGTGTTAGGCTCAGATGGAGCCACAAACCTCCAATCACAGGCAGAATCCAAGCCCACAATCCAGAACTGGCTCAACGAATTGAGCCGCAAATTAAACGTATTACACAACCCCGAGTACCAGTTAGACACCGTCAAACAAGAAGTAAGCCTATTAACCAAGCAAATAGAGACGCTTGCTTCACACAAAAAGTTCCTTGACTTATCCCACCTGGTTCCTGCCAACCCTCCACCCCAACTAGATTCCGGCCATAACCAGatcaattcaaaaattgaagatctACACGAAAAATTACCCTTTTTCAATCATGTCAATGCTACAGTCCCATTGATTGTTACAAGGCTAAAAACTCTACACACTGTCCATGCTGATCTAGCCAACACAGTTCAAACGGTTCATGAATTGGATCTGATTCTCAACGATATCAAAAGTGACATGAAAAAATGGAACGATTCTATCGATGTCGTAAATGCAAACGTAGATAACCATGACAAACAGTTCCAATCTAACAAAGAACACATTAATCTGCTTTTTAAAGATCTCAATGATAAAGTATCTAGTATAAGCCAGTAA
- a CDS encoding DEHA2G20636p (similar to uniprot|Q9HFN3 Candida tropicalis hsr1 Heat- shock related protein Hsr1), protein MSKRQETPIKKNAFVHKLYSMLNDPELTNLIWWTRDEDSNTFALSPGKDFANALTRYFKHGNVASFVRQLHMYGFHKVSDPSHTNVTATSTNAELPVWEFKHSSGKFKKNDESSLVYIKRRSSSNNSRNVYNNENDANVVIPTSTPSPEHAQFIQEGGHPYLPQGYYFYNGHQVTHHMSPHMQFPSGGVPPQSHQSKHPQMYYTQKPMPSSIPHAYSQENTLKKPKMPDIQRSISPQSQPGSQHQAPQVPKPHPVTHIPQPPISQAQSQPPLQDATKPSHPQPDAHDSQRPQHYTPNLQFRKIWENDNSHSRPRNPSLLFDPLAPVPVTSQLQPLQQSQNAEQQSQSSFSYLLSRSDSRSSYASARESFTSTRDSFVSNRDSIASGRESLASAKDSISSTKDSFSSARDSFGNSRDSFTLLKDPDNRLSIKLPPPSSIHNPSFYPNNSNSPFSMASDTNSNASTVTSSNLPKAPSNEFPSSSTSMSTIKTKSNSIPETSTTAKRPSIFPSHSVHEKLRPSLIELHFGSSSKASILNPQHDSIGSQSSHNSVFSNNSSLSSTSSFHRTSSFGSISHHPIFANKNSISIAPHEVLPVTLSSRSIAEQEVYSDSKDSTPPLKTPKVLQMNSPIKRSSTTAIPTTNGVPVASKIRSLNSSPLSRSLTNEDLIAVDATNLKSSNTKVSIHSLLDDGQGEEKILLPSKSSRS, encoded by the coding sequence ATGAGTAAACGGCAAGAGACCCCTATTAAGAAGAATGCTTTTGTTCATAAACTTTATTCGATGTTGAACGACCCGGAGCTCACGAATCTTATCTGGTGGACTAGGGATGAGGACAGCAATACGTTTGCACTCAGTCCCGGTAAAGACTTTGCGAACGCCCTCACCAGGTACTTCAAGCATGGGAATGTGGCTAGTTTTGTGAGACAGTTGCACATGTATGGGTTCCACAAGGTATCGGATCCAAGCCATACGAATGTTACCGCTACGAGCACCAATGCAGAGTTGCCCGTGTGGGAGTTCAAGCATTCAAGTGgcaaattcaagaagaacGATGAGAGTTCACTCGTGTACATAAAGAGAAGATCGTCGTCCAACAACTCGAGAAATGTGTATAACAACGAGAACGATGCCAACGTCGTGATTCCGACGTCAACGCCCTCCCCGGAGCATGCTCAGTTTATTCAGGAGGGTGGCCATCCTTATTTGCCACAGGGCTATTACTTCTATAATGGCCACCAGGTAACCCATCATATGTCACCACATATGCAATTCCCTTCGGGTGGTGTTCCCCCTCAGCTGCATCAATCAAAACACCCCCAAATGTACTATACCCAAAAACCCATGCCATCCTCGATTCCGCATGCTTATTCACAAGAAAATACATTGAAGAAGCCGAAAATGCCAGATATACAGAGATCCATATCGCCGCAATCTCAACCAGGCTCGCAGCACCAGGCACCCCAGGTGCCGAAACCCCACCCTGTGACACATATTCCTCAACCACCAATATCCCAAGCACAGCTGCAACCACCACTACAAGACGCCACTAAACCATCTCATCCTCAGCCAGACGCACACGACTCACAGCGACCTCAACATTATACTCCAAATCTACAATTCAGGAAAATATGGGAGAACGACAATCTGCATTCGAGACCTCGTAATCCGTCACTATTATTCGATCCTTTGGCCCCAGTTCCCGTAACATCTCAATTGCAACCATTACAGCAATCGCAAAATGCGGAACAACAATCTCAGTCAAGCTTCTCCTACTTGTTGTCTAGGTCAGATTCACGTTCATCATATGCGAGCGCGAGAGAGTCGTTCACGAGTACTAGAGACTCGTTTGTTAGTAATAGAGACTCGATCGCTAGTGGCAGGGAATCGCTTGCGAGTGCAAAAGATTCAATTTCGAGCACCAAAGATTCGTTCAGTAGCGCCAGAGATTCGTTTGGCAACTCCAGGGACTCTTTTACACTTTTAAAGGATCCAGATAATAGGCTTTCCATAAAATTGCCACctccttcttcaattcataACCCATCTTTTTATCccaataattcaaactcCCCATTTTCCATGGCGTCTGACACAAATTCCAATGCATCGACTGTTACAAGTTCGAACCTACCAAAGGCACCTTCGAACGAATTTCCATCAAGTTCCACGTCTATGTCTACAATCAAAactaaatcaaattcaattccaGAAACATCTACAACTGCTAAAAGACCTTCCATTTTCCCATCACATTCAGTTCATGAGAAATTAAGGCCTTCATTAATTGAGTTACATTTTGGCTCGTCTAGCAAAGCATCGATTTTAAACCCGCAACATGACTCAATTGGTTCGCAATCATCTCATAATTCGGTATTTTCAAACAATTCCTCGTTATCTTCAACATCGTCATTTCATAGAACTTCATCGTTTGGTTCAATTTCACATCATCCAATCTTCGCCAACAAGAATTCTATTTCAATTGCACCTCATGAGGTATTACCGGTTACTTTGCTGTCGCGTTCCATAGCAGAACAAGAGGTGTACTCTGATTCAAAGGATTCTACACCACCTTTAAAAACTCCAAAAGTGCTTCAAATGAATTCACCTATCAAGAGGTCATCGACTACAGCGATCCCAACTACCAATGGAGTTCCGGTTGCGCTGAAAATTAGATCTTTAAATAGTTCACCATTGTCAAGACTGTTGACTAATGAAGACTTAATAGCAGTAGACGCTACAAACCTAAAGTCGTCCAATACAAAGGTATCTATCCATTCCTTATTAGATGATGGCCAAGGTGAGGAAAAGATTTTGTTACCAAGCAAGAGCAGCCGGTCTTAA
- a CDS encoding DEHA2G20658p (no similarity), translated as MHNSANLVDGICIISSVCGSSSTYVSYQGKKHFIVCRSPQSSPVICPTLHLRSSKVRSKRALLAFGRFLKSVDHCYNKLFIVR; from the coding sequence ATGCATAACTCGGCGAACTTGGTGGATGGTATCTGCATAATACTGTCCGTTTGCGGATCCTCGTCTACATACGTTTCCTATCAAGGGAAAAAACACTTCATCGTATGCAGGAGCCCTCAATCCCTGCCCGTCATCTGCCCGACACTACACTTAAGACTGTCTAAGGTCCGAAGCAAACGCGCGTTGCTAGCATTTGGGAGATTTCTTAAGTCAGTAGACCATTGTTATAATAAACTATTTATTGTTCGTTGA